Part of the Desulfolutivibrio sulfoxidireducens genome is shown below.
GCCGGGTCGTGATCTTTTCGCCACGCCGCCGGGGCCGCTTGCAAACGGTCCCGGCGGTGTTGTCTCGGCCCGCCGGCAGGCGAACGGAAAACGAAGCGCCGCCAGGGGTGGTCCCTGCGTTTAAAATCCTTCAACAGCAAGTGGGGAGCATGAAAAGAGAGGATCGGGAGGACACGCGCGCCAAAAAGGCTCCCGGACGTTGCCACGGGAACATGAATGTCTTACCTTGTGCTTCCGTCATGGCTTGCGGCACGCCGGCAAGCCGCGGTGATACCGTTCCGGCCCCCCTGCCGGATGCGCCGCAGGGGATATTCCCGGGGGCTGCCCGGACCCCCGGCCACATGACGCAAACGCGGAGAACAGCATGGACGAGAACGCCTGCCGGCAATGGCTCAACGAGGTCAACTGGGACATGATCCACGAGGATGCCGTGACCATGTACCTCGAATGGGGCAACAACAATTTCAAGGACACCCTGCGGCCGCCGGTGACCAGCAGCAAGGAATATTCCATCTATTTCGTGGTGGATACCTGGGGCGAACCCAAGGTGGTCCTCAACAAGATGAACAATTACGGCAGTACGGCCCTGTGCGAAAAAAAGCTGCCGCCGGAGATGGCCGCGCGCTACATGAAGGAGGTCGGGGGCCTGCGGGGCATCCACGAGTTAAGCGACGAGGTCAAGGCCTGGGTCATGAAGGAAATGGGCATGGACCAGGAGTAGGGGCTGGCGCCGATTCAGGAGTGGTATGGGGGACGCGGTCGTGGGCCGTGTCCCCTTTCTTGTCGGGGGAGGGGACAAAGGGACGGCGTTCCTTCCAAGGCGACCCTATGGCTCGCTCAAGCTCTCGTGCAGGCCGGTCAGGAGCGGATCGAGGAGGTATTCGGCCACCCGGCGCTTGCCCACCAGGATCTCCGCCTCCAGGGTCATGCCCGGCAGAAGCCGGAAATCCGGACCCGTGTCGCGAAGCGTGGTTGTGGTCAGCCGGATGCGGCAGGTGTAGTACGCCCCGCCGCCGGCCTCGTCCCCGCCCTGGCCCTCGGGGATGAAGGCGTCGGGGCTGACCATGCGCACCACGCCGGAAAGAAACCCGTGGCGCTGGAAGGGAAAGGCCATAAGCTTCAGGCGCACGGCGTTGCCCACCCGGATGTGCCCGATGTCCATGGCCGGGATGGCCGCCTCGGCCTCCAGTTCCCCGCCCTTTTCGTCGATGGGGATCAAGGTGAAAAGCGTCTCGGCCTCGCGGATGACCGATCCCTCGGACACCTTGGCCATGTCCTTGACCACGGCGTCGGACACGGCCGCAAGCTCCACCAGCTCCGTGCGCCGGGCGGCCTTGGCCAGGGTGTGCTCCGCCTCGGTCAGTTCCTGCTGGGCCTCGACCATCTGGGTGGCCGTCTGGGTCCGCCAGCCGCCGATGAACGACTGCCGTTCGGCCTTGGCCTGGGCCAGGCGCTCCCGAATCTGGGAGTTTTTTTCGGCGGCGGAGGCGTAGAGGTCCTCCACCCGAAGCTTCTCCCGCAGGGCGTTGATGTATTCCAGGCGGCTGGTCTTGTCCTCGTCCCACAGCCGGCGGTACATGGACTCGATCTCCGCCGTCAGGGCAAACTGCCCCTTGAGGCGTTCCTGCTCGTGGACATTGGCCGAAAGCATCTCCTCGAAGGTGGCGATCTCCTGGTCCTTGGCCTCCACATTGGCCCGGTATTCCTCCTTGCGTTTGAGAAAAAGGGCCATCTGGGCGCGTTGGTCCGGGTCGGCCGCGTTGCCGTCCAGGGCCGTGGCCTGGCGGTCCTCCAGTTCGGCCAGAAGCCGCTCGATCCAGGCATCGAGAAACCGTTTGCGCACCGTGAGCTGGCCCAGGTCGGCCGAGGCGAAGGTGGGGTCCAGGGTGGCCAGAAGCCCGCCCTTTTTGACCACGTCCCCGGGCCGCACGGCCAGGGTGCGGATGATCGACGTCTCCAGGGGCTGGACCACGATGGCCGGGGCCATGGTCATAAGCATGCCCCGGGCCGTGACCACCCGGTCCACCCGGGACAGCCAGGCCCAGGCCCCGCCAAACACCAATGCCGCAAGGATCACGTAGACCGCCGCCCTGGCCTGCCAGGGCAGACGTCCGGCGTCCACGGCCACGGCGTCGGGCTGGAACTCCATGGCCTCGCGGCAGATAGGGTGACGATGCCTGGACATATTCGCCTCGTCAGGATCGGGGAAGGGGCTTCGCCCCCTCCCCGAACCCCTCCCTCGCCCGGGGGGAATCATTTTCCCCGGACCCCCCGGTTTCCGGTCTGGTCTCCGGGCGAGTTGCGCCCGGAGACCAGACCGGAAAACCAAGAGGCGCGATGGGAGTAATGCCGCCGGGAAAGGAAAGGGTGTTCGCGGAACCGTCAAAGTTTTCGAAGGAGGGTCCAGGGAGGAAACCTTTTTCAAAAGGTTTCCTCCCTGGCCGCCGGAGGCCTGCTTCCCTTCTCATCGCATCCCCCGGGTCTGCTTGTCCCACAGGTTTCGATAAATATCGCACCGCTCAAGGAGTTCCGAGTGGGGGCCGATGTCGGCGATTTTTCCGGCGTCAAGGACCATGATCCGGTCGGCGTGGCGCAGGGTGGACAGCCGGTGGGCCACGATAATGGTGGTGCGGCCCGTGGAGATGGCCTCCATGTTCTCCTGGATGCGCGACTCGCTGTCCGGGTCCAGGGCCGAGGTGGCCTCGTCGAAGATCATGATCCGGGGGTCCTTCAGAAGCGCCCGGGCAATGGCCAGGCGCTGGCGTTGGCCACCCGAGAGGTTGGCCCCGTTCTCCTCCAGGATGGTGTCGTAGCCCGAGGGCAAACGCTCGATGAATTCGTCGGCCCCGGCCAGCCTGGCGGCCCGGCGCAGGTCCTCGAAGTCGGCGTCGGGCCGGGTCAGGGCCAGGTTGTCCTTGAGCGGGCCGTGGAAGATGAAATTTTCCTGGAGCACCACCCCGATGTTCTGGCGCAGATGCACGATGTCCATGTCCCGGATGCTTGCGCCGTCGAAGAGGATGCGGCCCTGGGAGAGGGGGTAGAGGCCCTGGATGAGCCGGGTCAGGGTGGTCTTGCCCGAGCCGCTTTTGCCGACCACGCCTAAGACCTCGCCCGGGGCGATGCGCAGGCTCACCCCGTCCAGGGCCGGGGGATCGCCCGGGACGTAGGCGAAGCGCACGTCCTCAATCACGATCTCGCCGGCGATTTCCGGACGCGCCCCGCCCTTGGCCAGACCGGGCTCGGGCTTCTTGTTCATGACCTCGCCCAGCATGGCCACGGCCAGATGCACCCTCTGGTATTCGTGGATGAGTTCCACGATGCGGATAAGGGGCATGGTCACGGACTGGGAGAGCATCTGGAAGGCGATGAGTTCGCCCACGGTCAGCGAGCCGTCGAAGACCCCCCTGGCCCCGAAAAAGATCACGGCCACGGTCAAAAGCCGCTCCAGGGTCTTGATCAGGG
Proteins encoded:
- a CDS encoding HlyD family type I secretion periplasmic adaptor subunit, with protein sequence MSRHRHPICREAMEFQPDAVAVDAGRLPWQARAAVYVILAALVFGGAWAWLSRVDRVVTARGMLMTMAPAIVVQPLETSIIRTLAVRPGDVVKKGGLLATLDPTFASADLGQLTVRKRFLDAWIERLLAELEDRQATALDGNAADPDQRAQMALFLKRKEEYRANVEAKDQEIATFEEMLSANVHEQERLKGQFALTAEIESMYRRLWDEDKTSRLEYINALREKLRVEDLYASAAEKNSQIRERLAQAKAERQSFIGGWRTQTATQMVEAQQELTEAEHTLAKAARRTELVELAAVSDAVVKDMAKVSEGSVIREAETLFTLIPIDEKGGELEAEAAIPAMDIGHIRVGNAVRLKLMAFPFQRHGFLSGVVRMVSPDAFIPEGQGGDEAGGGAYYTCRIRLTTTTLRDTGPDFRLLPGMTLEAEILVGKRRVAEYLLDPLLTGLHESLSEP
- a CDS encoding DVU0772 family protein, which encodes MDENACRQWLNEVNWDMIHEDAVTMYLEWGNNNFKDTLRPPVTSSKEYSIYFVVDTWGEPKVVLNKMNNYGSTALCEKKLPPEMAARYMKEVGGLRGIHELSDEVKAWVMKEMGMDQE